The sequence below is a genomic window from Methylothermaceae bacteria B42.
TGTCAGGATCCAGGTCTATGGAATAAACGTATTTTGCCCGGAATCTTTCCAGGATTTCGCGCGTACCGACACCTTGTCCACAACCAACTTCCAAGGCTGCCCCCCCTTCGATTTTTCCGCCCAGTTTTTCCAATAGGGGAGCTTCATACCAGCGCTGAAAGGCTGTGCGAATGGGGGAGTTCATTGCCAGTTTTTCAAAGGTATTCATTTTCATGGCTAACCCTCTTAATTTAATTAATACCGCATAGGTGATAGATGCAGGGAGTTTAATTTCTATTTTTCAACATTATTGGACTAGGCTTGATGGCGCCAAACTGCCGCCGGTTCATAGGCGGATGGGAAAAAATAACCAAAAAAGGCCCAAAACCAGAGTATCGGGCGTTTGGCCATGATTTTTCCAGCATCCGGCTTCAATGCCATGTTCATGTTATGACCAAGGGCGCGGTTAAATTCATCCAGAAACCGGTAATTACTGAAGGGTACGAGACGATCCATGTAGGAACGCCGCCAGCAAGCCAGTGGTTCCAGGCCGAGTTCCTCTCCCAATTTCATCAGACCGGCCTGGGTGAGGACTACCCGATGGTATGGCTGGTGCAGGCGCATGATATGTTTTTCCAGATCAGCCATGTTTTCCACCCCTTCCGAATCTGCGGTGCCCACATAGAGCAGCCCCCCAGGGTTAACCAGGCTAAGGGCGTCTTTCATCATGGCGCGGGGATCGTCCACGTGTTCAATCACATCGTTGGCAATCACGCAATCGAAAGTGCCGTTTGGCCTTTCTTTCCAGCCAGGCACGTAAGGATCCCATCCTGCCACGTTTTTGTATTCTTGCTGTTTTAAAAATTTCACCATTACGCCATTGCCACAGCCATAGTCCAAAATCCGATCGGTTTTTTTGAGCCCGGCCTTTTGCAGGCGCTTGAGCAGGTTTTTCAGGGTGCCTCGGGCGAAAATATCTAGTTTCCGCTCATTCAACGGATAGCGGGAATAAATTTCATTGTAATCCACCGGTTTCAGGCTGTGGATGGCCTGGCAGCCTGGGCACTTCCACAGGGGAAATTGCTCTTCCAGGTAGCCTTCAATATTGCCCCGGACCTGGCCAAAGTTATCTGGTTGACTGGGGTTGATAGGTTCATTGCACAAGCTGCAATGAGTATAGGCGGGGTTGTCAGGCATCATGGTGTTGTTTCTCATCGGTTGATAATGTGATCAGCGACGCGCAAGGCATTGGCAGCGATGGTCAGGGCAGGGTTGATCCCGCCGCTGCTTGGGAAGAAAGAGGCATCGGTAATGTACAGGTTATCCAGTTCATGGGCCTTGTTCCAGCGGTCCAGTACCGATGAGTCCGGGTCGTCGCCAAACCGGCAAGTGCCGCAGACATGGGCGATACGCTCGTTGTTTTCAGCCTGGTTGAGTCGTTTGACTTTCCATGGTGCAAAGGCAGCTTGTATGTGTCTGCGAAACAGCCTCAGCCGTTGTTGGTCATATTGACTGAGGCGATAATATAACTCAAGTTTGTCCTGGTGAGGTTCGATCCGGTTATCCGCATAGGGTAAATCTTCAAGAATGCCGGCAAAAACTGCCTTGCCTGAAGTCATTATTTGGATGATGGGTTTTAAAAAAGGCTTCATGATGGGGAAGAAGGAGGAAAGCAAGGGAACTGCGTGACTGATATCTTTATGAAGGCCGTCCAGGAGCATGGGCAAGGGCGGCAGGGTGCCGAAAGATTGCACCGATCCGAGTTTGCCTTTATCGGTGAGATAAAAGTCATTGAACGCCAGTTGTTTGCGATAGCGCTGAACCGGCCGGGGTAGTTTCACAAGATAGAGATCAATGGCATGGCGCATTAAATTCCGCCCCACCATGGCGGAGCCGTTGGCCAGTCCTTTCGGCCATTGGCGGCTTATAGAGCGCAGCATCAGGGCGGGCGTGTGCAAAGCGCCGGCGGCAAAAATAAACAAGTCGCCATCAATCTTGATTTCCTTCCCCTGTTTGATGCATGCAAGCCGATGAATCGTTTGCTGCCCCGCTTCAACGCCGATCACTTCACATTCATCCACCAATGCCGCATTGTGTTCCGCCAGAGCTGGAGCCAGACAAACAGAAGCGCTGTCGCGCTTGCCGCTTGTGGCACACAGAAACCCTTGGCAGTCGCGGCAATTTTCCTTTTCCAGGCAGGCCCCGGGAACCCGGTAGGGATGGAGCCCCTTGGATTTTAAATGAGTGGCAATCATTTGATTGGCAGTATCCAGGGGTGGGTAGTCAGCCAGCGGATCAAGGTGGCCAGCCCGTAACGGATCGGTGGTGCCATAAACTTGATAAAGCCTTTCCGCGGCCACATACCAAGACCGCATTTCTTCATAGGAGATGGGCCAGGTTGGTGGCAATGTGGATGCATTTTTGCTGTTATGGTGCTTGCCTGGCTCGAAGTCTTCGGGAAAAAACCGTTCCAGTGCGGCGCCGTACAAACTGCTGGAACCACCGCTGCCCATGCCAATGAATGGAATAAAGGTTTTCTCCAGGCGCATGCTTCGATCATGCAGGGGGGATGTCCACCGCCCGGTTTCAGGTAGAATGTCTGATAATGGAGTGTCTTTTTCGGATGCGATCATCTCGGCATACGCTCCGGCAAGCCTGTCATTTGCCAACAGGTTTTTACCGCGTTCGAGAAACAATACGGACCGTCCTTTTTGCGCCAGAGCATAACCCACTGTCGCGCCTCCCATGCCAGAGCCAACGATGACCACATCCCAGTGTTTGCGGGCAGCCGTGTCAAGATCCATTGGTTTGAGATATTAATGCGGGAAGGGGAAATCTCAATGACCGGGCGGCAGCCTGTCTTGCCTGGCCTGTGCGCCCGGCGAAAACGATTTTCTCCGGTGTTTGATACAGCCGGGAAAATTGTTTTGCGAGACGCACCGCCTCTTGTTGCACGGATTCTGTATGAGTGAATTGCTTTCCCTTACGAACGTAACCAGAAAAAATTACAGGTGTCATCTCCGGTTGCAACTGCAATCCCAGTGAGGTGGCTGTCAACCAGAATCGCTGCAGGGCCCGTCCGGCCTTGAAATAATCCTCAATCGTTTCGGGTGCTTTGTCCGCTACGAGTGCAAAATGGGCGGCGCACAAGATGCCGGGCAGCAGATCCAGTTGAATTCTGGGAATCCAGGTTCCGGCCAGCCAGCGGTTCATGAATTTTACCCGGTCCCAGCTTTGCATTGCCCAATGCATGAGCTTCAAGGCAAGCGGATCCAGGCCCACCGCTTGATCGGGGATTTTATCTATGCTGTAGCGCGCATTCCACTCAATAATGCGTTTGTGGACTTCATAGGCCTCGGGCATGGTCAGGCGTAGCTTGGCGTTGTCAAACATCAATTTGGCTGCCTGCCAGCGTTTTTTCCAGCCTTCAAGCCAAAGGACTTGATAGTTCGCCCCAATGGATTGTTCCAGAGCTTTTTTCTCCCGTGGCGTCAGGGGTCGGGTTTTGAATGGGCGGCGGTTGACAGTGCGCTCAGGAAGATAGGGAAATAAAGGATCTGGCTTGATATCCGGATTTTCTTTCAGGAAAACATCAATAATGGGATGGGTTTCTGGAGATTCCTTGCGCAAATTGAACTCAGCTTCCAGCCCGAATTGGCTGGCGGCGATGGCAATGCTTTCCAATAAGGCGCCGATGGCCAGTTGACTGGCCCGGCCTTCCAGATCGTACACGCACCAGTCCCGGGTGTCGTGTCCATGGATGACAATATGATGGTCATTCACCATCTCGAATTGCCATGGCTGAGTATTATCTCCCGAAGGGGCCCAGCGAGCGGCATCAAAAATCTGTTCAGTGATTGTCCGAGGCGGTTTTTCAGAGGGTTCGTCAATATTTTTTACACTCATAAATTGTTTCCGGGCAATGGTCAGAGCCAGTTTCTGGATCGGGTTGCGGTTACCGCCTGGACGCCAGGTTGTCACCATTGTATTGCGGTAAGCATCGAACTGTAATCCCCAAGGCGCGGATTTAACCGTACCACGATTAAGAAGAATCTTTAGCGCTTCTGTGGCGGTAACGCCCGCGCACAGTTCGCAAGCCATGGGAGTCGAAGGTCCTTTGTGTTGCCCAAGCTTGACGGCAGTAGGGTCGACGAGATAGCCTGATTGTAGCATCCGTGGCGATAATCCCAGTAAAAAACGAATGATTTGTTCGTCTTCGGGTTGGCCTTCCAGTTGAAAGTACTCTTCAAAGGTCATTTTTCCGGGCAAAAAGTTCAATAGCGCCGTTCCCATGCCGAGGGGCGCGGCTGTCACTGCCGGGATGCCTACATTGGCGCAGTAGGCAAAGACCATTCGGCGGGTGTCA
It includes:
- a CDS encoding thiamine biosynthesis protein ThiF → MNTITDFDYRLAFSRNIGWLTKNEQLILKNKRIAIAGMGGVGGSHLLTLTRLGIGAFHIADFDVFELANFNRQAGASVSHLGQPKVDVLAEMARDINPELDIKTFPDGVHKENLSDFFTNVDLYVDGLDFFAFDTRRMVFAYCANVGIPAVTAAPLGMGTALLNFLPGKMTFEEYFQLEGQPEDEQIIRFLLGLSPRMLQSGYLVDPTAVKLGQHKGPSTPMACELCAGVTATEALKILLNRGTVKSAPWGLQFDAYRNTMVTTWRPGGNRNPIQKLALTIARKQFMSVKNIDEPSEKPPRTITEQIFDAARWAPSGDNTQPWQFEMVNDHHIVIHGHDTRDWCVYDLEGRASQLAIGALLESIAIAASQFGLEAEFNLRKESPETHPIIDVFLKENPDIKPDPLFPYLPERTVNRRPFKTRPLTPREKKALEQSIGANYQVLWLEGWKKRWQAAKLMFDNAKLRLTMPEAYEVHKRIIEWNARYSIDKIPDQAVGLDPLALKLMHWAMQSWDRVKFMNRWLAGTWIPRIQLDLLPGILCAAHFALVADKAPETIEDYFKAGRALQRFWLTATSLGLQLQPEMTPVIFSGYVRKGKQFTHTESVQQEAVRLAKQFSRLYQTPEKIVFAGRTGQARQAAARSLRFPLPALISQTNGS